CAGCGGCAGTATGAATGACCAGCCAATGGTTTTTGACGTTGCAGCCAACCTGACTGATAATGCCTATGCCAGAATCGGCTATACCTTTACAGGCTGGAATACCCAGCCTGACGGTACGGGAACTGCCTATAGCGATGGTCAAAATGTAAAAAACCTGACCGCTGCAGATGGCGATACGATAACCCTGTTCGCTCAGTGGCGCGCTAACAGCTATACCATCCAATTTGATGGCAACACCGCCGATGGCGGCGATACGGCCAGCCAGAGCATGACCTACGATGCGGCGGCCAATCTAACCGTCAACGGATACACCAAAACAGGCTATACCTTTACGGGCTGGAATACCCAGTCCGATGGCAGTGGAACCGTCTACACCGATGGACAGAATGTGGTAAACCTGACCGCTGTCGAAGGAGAAAAAGTTACACTATATGCTCAGTGGCGTGCAAATAATTATACCATCAGGTTTGATGGCAACACCGCCGATGGCGGCAGTACCTCAGACCAGGCCATGACCTATGACCAGGCGGCCAACCTGACAGCCAACGGCTATACCAAAACCGGTTATAGCTTCAAGGGGTGGAATACCCAGTCCGACGGCGGCGGAACCGCCTATACCGATGGACAGAATGTGGTAAACCTGACCGCCGTCGAAGGAGAAAAAGTTACACTATATGCTCAGTGGCGTGCAAATAATTATACCATCAGGTTTGATGGCAACACCGCCGATGGCGGCAGTACCTCAGACCAGGCCATGACCTATGACCAGGCGGCCAACCTGACAGCCAACGGCTATACCAAAACCGGTTATAGCTTCAAGGGGTGGAATACCCAGTCCGACGGCGGCGGAACCGTCTATACCGATGGACAGAATGTGGTAAACCTGACCGCTGTCGAAGGAGAAAAAGTTACACTATATGCTCAGTGGCGTGCAAATAATTATACTATCAGGTTCGATGGCAACACCGCCGACGGCGGAGATATGGCCGACCAGAGCATGACCTATGACCAGGCGGCCAACCTGACGGCCAACGGCTATACCAAAACAGGCTACACCTTCACGGGCTGGAACACCCAGTCCGATGGCGGCGGAACCGCCTATACTGAAGGGCAGAATGTCGTGAATCTGACATCTGTTGAAGGAGAAAGGGTTACCCTGTACGCCCAGTGGCGTGCCAACAGCTATACCATCCAATTCGATGGCAACACCGCCGACGGCGGAGATACGGCCGACCAGAGCATGACCTATGACCAGGCGGCAGACCTGACGGCCAACGGCTATACCAAAACCGGCTACACCTTCACGGGCTGGAATACCCAGTCCGATGGCGGCGGAACCGCCTATACTGAAGGGCAGAATGTCGTGAATCTGACATCTGTTGAAGGAGAAAGGGTTACCCTGTACGCCCAGTGGCGTGCCAACAGCTATACCATCCAATTCGATGGCAACACCGCCGACGGCGGTAACACGCCAGCCCAGACCATGACTTACGATGCGGCGGCCAATCTAACCGTCAACGGCTACACCAAAACAGGCTATACCTTTGCGGGCTGGAATACCCAGTCCGACGGCGGCGGAACCGCCTATAGCGATGGGCAGAATGTGGTAAACCTGACCGCTGTCGAAGGAGAAAAAGTTACATTATATGCTCAGTGGCGTGCAAATAATTATACCATCAGGTTCGATGGTAACACCGCCGCCGGCGGTAACACGCCAGATCAGAGCATGACCTATGATACAGCTGTAAACTTGACCGCCAACGGCTATACCAAAACAGGCTACACCTTTACCGGGTGGAATACCCAACTCGATGGCGGCGGAACCGCCTATACCGATGGACAATTGGTCAGCAATCTGACTTCAGAAAAAGAAGGGTCAGTCACCCTGTACGCCCAGTGGCGCGCTAACAATTACACCATCCAATTTGATGGCAACACCGCCGACGGCGGAGATACGGTCGACCAGAGCATGACCTATGACCAGGCGGCCAACCTGACAGCCAACGGCTATACCAAAACAGGCTATACCTTCATTGGCTGGAATACCCAGCCCGATGGCGGCGGAATGGCCTATGATGATGGACAAAGCGTCATAAATCTGACGCCAAATGATGGTGAAACCGTCACGTTGTATGCCCAGTGGCACGCTAACAGCTATACCATCCAGTTCGATGGCAACACCGCCGACGGCGGTAACACGCCAGCCCAGACCATGACCTACGATGCGGCGGCCAATCTAACCGTCAACGGCTACACCAAAACAGGCTATACCTTTGCGGGCTGGAATACCCAGTCCGACGGCGGCGGAACCGCCTATAGCGATGGGCAGAATGTGGTAAACCTGACCGCTGGCGAAGGAGAAAAAGTTACATTATATGCTCAGTGGCGTGCAAATAATTATACCATCAGGTTCGATGGCAACACCGCCGAAGGCGGAGATACGGCCGACCAGAGCATGACCTATGACCAAGCGGCCAACCTGACCGCCAACGGCTATACCAAAACCGGCTACACCTTTACCGGGTGGAACACCCAGTCCGACGGCGGCGGAACCGCCTATACTGATGGACAAAATGTCATAAACCTGACATCTGTCGAAGGAGAAACGGTTACTCTGTTTGCCCAATGGCGCACCAACAGCTATACCATCCACTTCGATGGCAATACCGCCGATGGCGGCGATACGGCCAGCCAGGTCATGACCTATAATCAAGCAGCAGACCTGACGGCCAACGGCTATACCAAAACCGGCTACACCTTTACCGGGTGGAACACCCAACCCGATGGCGGCGGAACTAGCTATATCGATGGACAGAATGTTACAAATCTGACGTCTGTCGATGGGGAAACCTTTACCTTGTTTGCCCAGTGGCGCGCCAACAGCTATACCATCCAGTTCGATGGCAACACGGCCGACGGCGGCAGCACACCAGAGCAGACCATGACCTACGATCAGGCAGCCAGCCTGACGGCCAACGGCTATACCAAGACAGGCTACACCTTTAGCGGCTGGAACACCCAACCCGATGGCGGCGGAACAACCTATACCGATGGACAGAATGTCACAAATCTGACTTCAAAGGAAGGAGACAAGGTAACGTTGTTCGCCCAGTGGCGAGCCAACAGCTATACCATCCAATTTGATGGCAATACCGCCGATGGCGGCGATACGGCCAGCCAGAGCATGACCTATGATACAGCTGTAAACCTGACCGCCAATGGTTATACCAAAACCGGCTACACCTTCACGGGCTGGAACACCCAGTCCGATGGCGGAGGAACCGCCTATACTGAAGGGCAGAATGTCGTGAATCTGACATCTGTTGAAGGAGAAAGGGTTACCCTGTACGCCCAGTGGCGTGCCAACAGCTATACCATCCACTTCGATGGTAATACCGCCGATGGCGGCGATACGGCCAGCCAGAGCATGACCTATGATACAGCCGTAAACCTGACCGCCAATGGTTATACAAAGACAGGCTACACCTTTACCGGGTGGAACACCCAACCCGATGGCGGCGGAACTAGCTATACCGATGGACAGAATGTTACAAATCTGATGTCTGTCGAAGGAGGGACGGTTACCCTGTACGCCCAATGGCGCGCCAATAATTACACCATCCACTTCGATGGCAACACCGCCGATGGCGGCAGCACACCAGAGCAGGCCATGACCTACGATCAGGCAGCCAGCCTGACGCCCAATGGCTACACTAAAACAGGATACACCTTTATGAACTGGAACACCCAGCGTGATGGCGGCGGAACCGCCTATACCGATGGACAGAATGTCAGTAATCTGAGTTCAAAAGAAGGAGACAGCGTAACGCTGTACGCCCAGTGGCGCGCCAACAGCTATACCATCCAATATGACGGCAACAACGCCGATGGCGGAGATATGGCTAACCAAAGCATGACCTATGATCAGGCGGCCAACCTGACGGCCAACAGCTATGCCAAAACAGGCTACACCTTTGCGGGCTGGAACACTCGGCCCGATGGCGCCGGTACGGCTTATGGCAACGAACAAAGCGTGGTGAACCTGACACCAGACGATGGCAGTATCATAACCCTGTACGCCCAATGGCATGCCAATAATTATAAAGTGGCATTTGACGGAAATACGGCTGACAGCGGAAGTATGAGCGATCAGCCAATGGCCTTTGACATTGAAGTGAACCTGACCGCCAACGCCTATACCAAAACCGGTTACACCTTTGTGGGATGGAATACCGAGAAAGGCGGCGAAGGGACAGCCTATACCGATGGACAGACAGTGGTTAATCTGACAGCGGTCGAAGGCGAAACCGTCACGCTCTATGCCCAGTGGCGCGCCAACAAATACATTATCCACTTCGATGGCAATACGGCCGACGGCGGCAGCACAACAGAGCAGGCTATGACCTATGACACAGCGGCCACCTTGACGGCCAATGGCTACACCAAAACAGGCTACACCTTCATTGGATGGAATACCCAGCCCGATGGCGGCGGAATGGCCTATGATGATGGACAAAGCGTCATAAATCTGACGCCAAATGATGGTGAAACCGTCACGTTGTATGCCCAGTGGCACGCTAACAGCTATACCATCCAGTTCGATGGCAACACCGCTGACAGCGGCAGCATGACAGACCAGAGCATGACCTATGATCAGGCAGCCAGCCTGACCGCCAACGGCTATATCAAAACAGGCTATGCCTTTGTGGGCTGGAATACCCAGCCCGACGGAGGGGGAACCGCCTATACTGATGGACAAACGGTCAGTAACCTGACTTCAGAAGAAGGAGGGACAGTTACCCTGTTCGCCCAATGGCGCGCCAATAATTACACCATCCACTTCGATGGCAATACGGCCGATGGCGGCAGCACACCAGAGCAGGCCATGACCTACGATCAGGCAGCCAGCCTGACCACCAACGGCTACACTAAAACAGGCTACACCTTCATGAACTGGAACACCCAGCGTGATGGTGGCGGAACCGCCTATACCGATGGACAGAATGTCAGTAATCTGAGTTCAGAAGAAGGAGACAGCGTAACGCTGTACGCCCAATGGCGTGCCAACAGATACACTGTCCAATTTGACGGCAACACGGCCGACGGCGGCAGCACGCCGGAGCAGGCCATGACCTATGATCAGGCAGCCAGCCTGACGATTAACGGCTATACCAAAACCGGCTACACCTTTACCGGCTGGAACACCCAACCCGATGGCGGCGGAACTAGCTATACCGATGGACAGAATGTTACAAATCTGACATCTGTCGAAGGAGGGACGGTTACCCTGTACGCCCAATGGCGCGTCAACACCTACAGCATCCAATATGACGGCAACACGGCCGACGGCGGCAGCACGCCGGGGCAGGCCATGACCTATGATCAGGCAGCCAGCCTGACGGTTAACGGCTATACCAAAACCGGCTACACCTTTACCGGCTGGAACACCCAGCCCGATGGAACAGGAGCAGCTTTTAACGATGAGCAGACTGTAATCAACCTGTCTCCAAGGGACGAGGATATTGTTATCCTCTACGCCCAGTGGCGGGCCAACCACTATACCATCCAATTTGACGGCAATACTGCCGAAAGCGGCAGTACGCCTGACCAAATAATGACCTATGATCAGACAGCGGAACTGACGGCCAACGGCTATACCAAAACCGGCTTTGCCTTTTCGGGCTGGAATACCCAGGCCGACGGCCAGGGAACCGGCTATACAGAGCGAGAAAGCGTAAAAAACCTGACCACTGTGGACGATGATACCGTTCTTTTATATGCTCAGTGGCGTTTAAGAATACCGGGCATCACCGTAAACCAGAATGTGAGCGCGCATGGGGATACCATCAACGTGACAGGCACCGATTTTGAGCCAAACGCAGAGATCACCTTTACAGTGCATTCAACCCCAAGGGAAGTCGGGCGAGTACATGCCGACAGCAATGGGGAGGCCCTGTTTACCTTCCAGATGCCCTTTGACATTGAAGCCGGGGATCACACCCTTTTAGCCGACAACGGTATCCACTCCGCTCAGACACCCGTTAAGGTAACAGCATCCGCACACGCCGATTCCAATGCGGCGGACAACAGCGGGCATACAGGCGGTAACAGCGCAGGCACCGGAATACAGGGAACCACCTACATTCCGATCATCATGATACTGCTGCTCTGCGGTGTTTTAGTGGTTGTATTATTAAAGAGAAAACATTCAAAACGTTAACTTTTTATCATTGGAAAGACACAGGTAAGTCCACATAACGATGCCTATGTGGACTTACACTTTTGGACTAGGAGAAAAACAATGGAAAATTTCGTTGCAATAACAGAAGTAATCAAAAATGTGGTTTGGAGTAATATTCTTGTTATCCTCTTAATGGGAGCTGGTATTTATTTTTCGATCCGGCTGAAATTTCCGCAGCTTCGTTTTTTTAAGGAGATGATCAGAGTTTTAAAAGGCAACGGCGACACAAGTGATGGGATCACACCATTCCAGGCATTTGCGACAGCCCTTGGGGCGCGTGTCGGCGTCGGGAATATCGCGGGTGTAGCGACAGCCATCTATTTTGGCGGGCCAGGTGCTCTTTTCTGGATTTGGGCCTTTGGATTCTTTGCCACCTGTACGGCTTTGTCTGAAGCTGTGCTGGGACAGGCCTATAAGATTAAAACAGGTAACGAATACCTGGGTGGCCCGGCTTTTTATATTGAGCGGGGATTGAAGTGTAAACCTTTAGCAAAGATATTTGCCATCATACTGATTCTGGGCATTGGAATACTCATGCCCGGTATCCAGATGGACGCGATTGTCACAACGCTGGACAACGCCTATGGTGTCAACACGCTGGTTACTGCCATTATCGGCACAGCGCTCATAGGGATTATCATCTGGGGTGGGATCAAGCGTATCGGACGGGTAGCCGAAGGCATGGCGCCCTTCATGTGCGCCATTTACCTGTTGTTTGGCATTGCTGTCATTATTCAAAACATCACAAAGGTGCCAGAGGTATTCTCAGTGATTTTCACCTCTGCCTTTGGAACAAACGCTATTTTTGGCGGTATTCTGGGTTCAGCGGTTTCGTGGGGCGTAAGGCGCGGGATCTTTTCGACCGATGCGGGCTATGGCTCCGGCGGTATCATGGCAGCGGCGGCAGAAGCGACCCACCCGGCCAAGCAGGGGCTCATTCAGGCTCTGTCCATTTATCTGAGCATCTTTATCGTCTGCACAATCTCAGGCTTAGTCATCCTGCTGTCCGGCATTTATAACGTTGTGGACGAGAGCACCGGCGCCATGCTGGCGCAGGGTGCGCCTAACCTTGAGCAGGGCGCCCTCTGGGTACAGACCGCGCTCAATAACCTGACACCCAACACCATTCCGTGGGAAGGTAAAATTTTGAGTGTCATCATAGCGCTGTTTGCCCTGACCACCCTGCTCGGATATTATTACCAGATCGAGAGCAATGTCCGGTATTTATTCAGAAATGTGGGAACACTGGGACGAACAATCTTACGCCTTGCTTTTTTAGCCGCTATTTTTATTGGCGGTATCGCGGATTCGTCAATGCTCTGGAATGTCATGGATATTGGCGTGGCCTGCATGGCATGGATCAATATTATTGTTGTGCTGCTTCTTTCAAATCAGGTTGTAAAGATTATGAAGGATTATGAAATACAAAAGAAGGCAGGCGTTATGGAGCCCGTATTTAATCCGAAGCTTCTGAACATAGAGGACACAACACAGGTATGGTCTAAATATCAAAAGGAGAGTGACAGTTTATAGGGCAGCGCCTTATCTGCTTTTTGCTGGTAAAATTCACAGCTTTTGGTGCAGAAAACGGAATGATGGCCGATTTCCCAGAATAGGCCAGAATGATTGTAACCTTCAAATGAAGCTGTTAAGATAAAACCAGATGAATAATCGTTATCAAAAGACTGGGAGGGAAAAGTTATGATGCAGAAAATTCAGAAATTTGGCGGGGCAATGTTTACACCTGTTTTGCTCTTTGCTTTTGCGGGGATTGTTGTCGGCATAGGAACACTTTTTACCAC
The DNA window shown above is from Eubacterium limosum and carries:
- a CDS encoding InlB B-repeat-containing protein — translated: MMKKTNDTKLYKIYISLLMMVVMIFPIFLSTAVQAEIVAPENPIQVITAFNVSDEDLKSRNIALGTKTEQLGLPDSVLVDLEESDEMPERGVEVPLTWTSQPQYDKDTPGEYTFTASAGEEYVLADGLAAPSIKVVVEKEADNQERLLRQAQPLSNAEPYQISSAGSALDQTKYTTLKAAFDAINLNTAAQYTISLSSNDDMTGDGAAELTRANVKIILNGNGHTILQGDNAKHVKSTNNIDLEMINIKLTASDNTYGGIEANGKVSIKDSRWSNMSSGLLSVTASFTNSTFQNITGQMIYRPQSSAFTDCTFKDMSSDNFMFIYSSGSTLFKNCILENVGYLHHDRSSPLTIEDCTFKNTGRIFTWNNCTLILKGTVLLDGTPIEMRNNAILTVEPGSDLTIKNTTTSAIYGGNLSNINFSGANVKFENNGRNIRSRKPTSEEIAQYPNISAVRTSIVEKYYNYLHPLNNKDIAFTGGIDFPSYIPTYDPNKGSGTRYEDRDTREPDYKNVFYGTGAGYIVLDNTSDPHLKYSRVGYEFISWNTKSDGTGHSYTAYDVATIDADNNTFYAFWKAHQYTIKFDGNTADGGSTDDQTMTYDTAANLTANGYTKTGYTFTGWNTQPDGTGTAYSNGQNVKNLTTADGDMITLYAQWRANNYTIKYDGNAADSGSMNDQPMVFDVAANLTDNAYARIGYTFTGWNTQPDGTGTAYSDGQNVKNLTAADGDTITLFAQWRANSYTIQFDGNTADGGDTASQSMTYDAAANLTVNGYTKTGYTFTGWNTQSDGSGTVYTDGQNVVNLTAVEGEKVTLYAQWRANNYTIRFDGNTADGGSTSDQAMTYDQAANLTANGYTKTGYSFKGWNTQSDGGGTAYTDGQNVVNLTAVEGEKVTLYAQWRANNYTIRFDGNTADGGSTSDQAMTYDQAANLTANGYTKTGYSFKGWNTQSDGGGTVYTDGQNVVNLTAVEGEKVTLYAQWRANNYTIRFDGNTADGGDMADQSMTYDQAANLTANGYTKTGYTFTGWNTQSDGGGTAYTEGQNVVNLTSVEGERVTLYAQWRANSYTIQFDGNTADGGDTADQSMTYDQAADLTANGYTKTGYTFTGWNTQSDGGGTAYTEGQNVVNLTSVEGERVTLYAQWRANSYTIQFDGNTADGGNTPAQTMTYDAAANLTVNGYTKTGYTFAGWNTQSDGGGTAYSDGQNVVNLTAVEGEKVTLYAQWRANNYTIRFDGNTAAGGNTPDQSMTYDTAVNLTANGYTKTGYTFTGWNTQLDGGGTAYTDGQLVSNLTSEKEGSVTLYAQWRANNYTIQFDGNTADGGDTVDQSMTYDQAANLTANGYTKTGYTFIGWNTQPDGGGMAYDDGQSVINLTPNDGETVTLYAQWHANSYTIQFDGNTADGGNTPAQTMTYDAAANLTVNGYTKTGYTFAGWNTQSDGGGTAYSDGQNVVNLTAGEGEKVTLYAQWRANNYTIRFDGNTAEGGDTADQSMTYDQAANLTANGYTKTGYTFTGWNTQSDGGGTAYTDGQNVINLTSVEGETVTLFAQWRTNSYTIHFDGNTADGGDTASQVMTYNQAADLTANGYTKTGYTFTGWNTQPDGGGTSYIDGQNVTNLTSVDGETFTLFAQWRANSYTIQFDGNTADGGSTPEQTMTYDQAASLTANGYTKTGYTFSGWNTQPDGGGTTYTDGQNVTNLTSKEGDKVTLFAQWRANSYTIQFDGNTADGGDTASQSMTYDTAVNLTANGYTKTGYTFTGWNTQSDGGGTAYTEGQNVVNLTSVEGERVTLYAQWRANSYTIHFDGNTADGGDTASQSMTYDTAVNLTANGYTKTGYTFTGWNTQPDGGGTSYTDGQNVTNLMSVEGGTVTLYAQWRANNYTIHFDGNTADGGSTPEQAMTYDQAASLTPNGYTKTGYTFMNWNTQRDGGGTAYTDGQNVSNLSSKEGDSVTLYAQWRANSYTIQYDGNNADGGDMANQSMTYDQAANLTANSYAKTGYTFAGWNTRPDGAGTAYGNEQSVVNLTPDDGSIITLYAQWHANNYKVAFDGNTADSGSMSDQPMAFDIEVNLTANAYTKTGYTFVGWNTEKGGEGTAYTDGQTVVNLTAVEGETVTLYAQWRANKYIIHFDGNTADGGSTTEQAMTYDTAATLTANGYTKTGYTFIGWNTQPDGGGMAYDDGQSVINLTPNDGETVTLYAQWHANSYTIQFDGNTADSGSMTDQSMTYDQAASLTANGYIKTGYAFVGWNTQPDGGGTAYTDGQTVSNLTSEEGGTVTLFAQWRANNYTIHFDGNTADGGSTPEQAMTYDQAASLTTNGYTKTGYTFMNWNTQRDGGGTAYTDGQNVSNLSSEEGDSVTLYAQWRANRYTVQFDGNTADGGSTPEQAMTYDQAASLTINGYTKTGYTFTGWNTQPDGGGTSYTDGQNVTNLTSVEGGTVTLYAQWRVNTYSIQYDGNTADGGSTPGQAMTYDQAASLTVNGYTKTGYTFTGWNTQPDGTGAAFNDEQTVINLSPRDEDIVILYAQWRANHYTIQFDGNTAESGSTPDQIMTYDQTAELTANGYTKTGFAFSGWNTQADGQGTGYTERESVKNLTTVDDDTVLLYAQWRLRIPGITVNQNVSAHGDTINVTGTDFEPNAEITFTVHSTPREVGRVHADSNGEALFTFQMPFDIEAGDHTLLADNGIHSAQTPVKVTASAHADSNAADNSGHTGGNSAGTGIQGTTYIPIIMILLLCGVLVVVLLKRKHSKR
- a CDS encoding alanine/glycine:cation symporter family protein yields the protein MENFVAITEVIKNVVWSNILVILLMGAGIYFSIRLKFPQLRFFKEMIRVLKGNGDTSDGITPFQAFATALGARVGVGNIAGVATAIYFGGPGALFWIWAFGFFATCTALSEAVLGQAYKIKTGNEYLGGPAFYIERGLKCKPLAKIFAIILILGIGILMPGIQMDAIVTTLDNAYGVNTLVTAIIGTALIGIIIWGGIKRIGRVAEGMAPFMCAIYLLFGIAVIIQNITKVPEVFSVIFTSAFGTNAIFGGILGSAVSWGVRRGIFSTDAGYGSGGIMAAAAEATHPAKQGLIQALSIYLSIFIVCTISGLVILLSGIYNVVDESTGAMLAQGAPNLEQGALWVQTALNNLTPNTIPWEGKILSVIIALFALTTLLGYYYQIESNVRYLFRNVGTLGRTILRLAFLAAIFIGGIADSSMLWNVMDIGVACMAWINIIVVLLLSNQVVKIMKDYEIQKKAGVMEPVFNPKLLNIEDTTQVWSKYQKESDSL